In one Methanobrevibacter arboriphilus genomic region, the following are encoded:
- the acsC gene encoding acetyl-CoA decarbonylase/synthase complex subunit gamma, translating into MAKVTAMDVYKLLPQTNCEDCGEASCMAFATKLSEKEADLTLCTELSDKKFKKLDDLLAPAVKEIIIGKDEKARIIGGDEVLYRYEESYYNQTVLAVDVPDDLDDSDFENRVKEIEDLEFERTGELLKLDAIALRNKSGDPEKFANCAKKLKSSKYPVFLVTFDPVAMEKALEFIGTDRPLIYAATKDNIFDMADLATKYQCPITVFSPGDIEKMKDLVFTLRSNGVEDIVLDPGTLTGDAIGDTLDNFVMSRRLAVEDKDEDFRYPLLGVPALVRLNNEDDDIKKGTMEATIASTLMNKYADVLILKGSEIWELIPILTLRQSLYTDPRKPQAVDPGIYEFGDVDENSAVLLTTNFSLTYYTVEGDLKSGDANCYLLVLDTVGKAVDVAIAGGQFDGESVADLVKDTGIEDMVKTRKLIIPGLAAPLSGEIEDETGWNVMVGPRDSSAVPDFIDEKF; encoded by the coding sequence ATGGCTAAGGTTACTGCAATGGATGTTTATAAATTATTGCCTCAAACTAATTGTGAAGATTGTGGGGAAGCAAGTTGTATGGCTTTTGCAACTAAATTATCTGAAAAAGAAGCTGATTTAACTTTATGTACTGAATTGTCAGATAAAAAATTTAAAAAGCTTGATGATTTACTTGCTCCTGCTGTTAAAGAAATTATAATTGGAAAAGACGAAAAAGCTAGGATAATTGGTGGAGATGAAGTTCTTTATAGATATGAAGAATCTTATTATAATCAGACTGTTTTAGCTGTTGATGTTCCAGATGATTTGGATGATTCTGATTTTGAGAATAGGGTTAAAGAAATTGAAGATCTTGAATTTGAAAGAACTGGGGAGTTACTCAAACTTGATGCAATTGCTTTAAGAAACAAATCTGGTGATCCTGAAAAATTTGCAAACTGTGCTAAAAAACTCAAATCTTCTAAATATCCTGTATTTTTAGTTACTTTTGATCCAGTAGCTATGGAAAAAGCACTTGAATTTATTGGAACTGATCGTCCTCTAATTTACGCTGCAACAAAGGATAATATTTTTGATATGGCTGATTTAGCTACTAAATATCAATGTCCTATTACTGTATTTTCACCAGGGGATATTGAAAAGATGAAAGATTTAGTTTTCACTCTTAGGTCTAATGGGGTTGAAGATATTGTTCTTGATCCTGGTACTCTTACTGGTGATGCTATTGGTGATACTTTAGATAATTTTGTTATGAGTAGAAGGTTAGCTGTTGAAGATAAAGATGAAGACTTTAGATATCCTTTACTTGGTGTTCCAGCGTTAGTTAGATTAAATAATGAAGATGATGATATTAAAAAAGGAACTATGGAAGCAACAATTGCATCTACTTTAATGAATAAATATGCTGATGTTCTTATCCTTAAAGGTAGTGAAATTTGGGAGCTTATTCCTATACTTACTCTAAGACAAAGTTTATATACTGATCCAAGAAAACCTCAAGCAGTTGATCCAGGAATATATGAATTTGGTGATGTTGATGAGAATTCTGCTGTTTTACTTACTACAAATTTCTCTTTAACATACTATACTGTTGAGGGAGATTTAAAATCTGGAGATGCAAATTGTTATCTACTTGTTCTTGATACTGTAGGTAAAGCTGTAGATGTAGCTATAGCTGGAGGACAATTTGATGGGGAATCTGTAGCTGATTTAGTTAAGGATACTGGAATAGAAGACATGGTTAAAACAAGGAAATTAATAATTCCAGGTTTAGCTGCTCCTTTAAGTGGTGAAATTGAGGATGAAACTGGTTGGAATGTTATGGTTGGTCCAAGAGATTCATCTGCTGTCCCTGATTTTATAGATGAAAAATTTTAA